ATTTGGGGCGTATACGTGCCTTCGCTGTATGAGGCGCATTATCTCGAAGACGGCACGCTCTCCCACATCGAAACGCGAAGCGAAAAAGCACCCGTTCCGGTTCTGAAGCGCATCGTCCCCAAGCTCCCGCCGCCGCTGACGCGTTTCATCGTGCCCTTCATCGACGTGACCCACAACCGCGTCCCGATCGAGATCATGCGCGGCTGCACACGCGGCTGTCGCTTCTGCCAGGCCGGCATGATCACGCGCCCGGTTCGGCAGCGACCGGTGGCTGAAATCCTCGACGCCGTCGAGAAAGCCCTGGCGCACACCGGTTTCGAAGAAGTCGGTTTGCTCTCACTCTCCTCCTCCGACTACGGACCCATCCTCGAACTGGTGCGCGGCGTCAACGAGCGTTTCGCCGGACGGCACCTGAACGTATCGCTGCCCTCCTTGCGCATCGAGACCTTCTCCGCCGAACTGATGGAGTCACTCAAAGAAAGCTCGCGCCGCAGCGGGTTCACCCTTGCGCCCGAAGCCGCCACGGAACGCATGCGCGAGATCATCAACAAACCCGTGTCCACCGAACAGCTGCTGGACACCGCAAGGGAGATATTCTCGCGCGGCTGGCACACGATCAAACTCTATTTCATGATCGGCCATCCTTCGGAGACGCTCGAGGACGTTCGAGCCATCGCCGATTTGTGTAAGGCCGTGCTGAAAGAAGGGCGCCGTATCATCGGGAAACGTGCACAGGTGAACGCCGGCGTGAGCACCTTCGTACCCAAACCCCACACGTCTTTTCAATGGGTTCCCGTCGATGCAACGGATCAGATTCAAGCCAAACAGGAACTGCTCAAAAAAGAACTTCGGGGTCCCGGATTGAAACTCAACTGGAACAAACCGGAGGAAACCCTGCTCGAAGCCTGGCTATCCCGCGGCGACCGGCGCATGGGAGAAGTCATCTTGCGCGCCTGGCAGCATGGCGCAAAATTCGACGCCTGGCAGGAACACTTCCGCTACGATCTGTGGATGCGGGCCTTCGATGATGTCGGCTTGAATCCCGATTTTTACACCCTGCGCGAACGGCCGATCGACGAGACGCTGCCATGGGACCACATCGACGCCGCGGTGAAGAAGCAATTTCTCACCGAAGACTACCTCTGGAGCCTCAATGGCCGGACGCGCATCGATTGCCGCGAACGCTGTTTCGCCTGCGGCATCTTGCCCAAGTACGCCGATCTACGCCGAGCACATCCGGGAGAAACCTGGGAATGTCCCGAAGTGCGTTCGCCGCGGCATAAATCGCACGCGAAAGACCATTTACCCACACCGGCTTGAATTTCATGGAAACGACTGCCTACCGCTACCGCCTCACCTTCTGCAAAGAGGAATCGGTCCGTTTCACCAGCCATCTCGATCTGCATCGCGCCTGGGAACGCACGTTTCGCAGGGCCGGGCTGCCGCTGGCCTACCGCCAGGGATTCAATCCGCGCCCGCGGATCAACATCGGCAGCGCTTTGCCGCTGGGCTACACCAGCAAGGCGGAGCTGCTCGATTTCTGGCTTGAGGAAGAACTAGATACGAAGACGATTGCCAGGGCATTGACTCGAGCTCAGGCGCCCGGTCTGCCAGTTCGTGAAGTACGGCGCATCGAAACCAGGCAGCCGGCGCTGCAAGCCCAGATCAACTCCGCGAGCTATCTCGTCCGACTCGATGATCCACCGCCGGGTCTTCTCATCCAAACGACGGTCGACGGTCTAATGAACGCAGCCAGCCTGCCGCGCGAGCGGCGGGGGAAATCCTACGATCTGCGTCCATTGATCGAGACTCTACTCGTGAAACGGGAAGGGGACGCCGTTCAACTGGAAATGACACTCAGCGCTCGTGAGGCCGCCACGGGAAGGCCTGGAGAGGTGCTGCGTGCTATGGACCTCGATCCCGCCTGTGCCCACATTCAACGTACCAAGCTGATCATCACCCAATTGGAAGAGAATTAACACAAACTTGCGCCGCCGCAGTGTTTTACGTCGGGATGCGGGCCGCAAGCTTGCGGAAATCGATTTCGAAACTGTCGAAGAGATCTACGACAGTTTAAAGAGGCCCATGTACTTCATCGCCAGGTTGAGATCGCCCTTCAAAATCACCTTTTTCGTGGCGATGGCGGTCATCGGGTTGAGCTTACCCATGATCATGTCGATGTAATCCGGGGCTTCCGAAGTGACCGTCAGGTTGGCGTCGTCAACGCTGCCCCTTTCCACCGTACATTTCTGCTCGCGGATCGTGCAAACCCAATCGCCGCCCTCCCCCAGGTTGAACTGAATCACGGCATCCACACCTTCCGCTTTTTCGGGCAGGAATGCGCCTGGCATGCGTTCCATCAGGTCTTCAACGGTCAATGGCATGTTTTCGCTCCTCTCGTTTTGTAGATTTCAGCGGCGATCAAACCAGCAGGTTTTCGAAAATCCCTGCCGCACCCATTCCGCCTCCGATGCACATGGTAACCATCACGTATTTCACCTTGCGGCGGCGCGCCGCATGCATGATCTGCACCGTCAGCTTTGCGCCCGTGCCGCCCAACGGATGCCCCAAAGCGATGGCGCCGCCGTTGACGTTGACGATCTCGTGATTTAATCCCAACTCGCGGATCACGGCAAGGCTTTGCGAGGCGAAGGCTTCGTTGAGTTCGATCAAATCGATATCTCCTAATTTCATTCCATATCGTTCCAGCGCTTTGGGTATCGCTTCGATGGGTCCGATGCCCATGATTTCCGGCGGGACGCCGGCCACCGCAAAGCCCACGTATCGCAACCATGGTTGGACGCCCAGCTCCCTGGCTTTCTCAGCGCTCATTACCACCACGGCGGCGGCGCCATCGGAGAGTGGCGAGGAATTTCCCGCCGTCACCGAGCCGTCCGGCGTGAATGCTGGCCGTAGTTTCGCCAATGCCTCCAGCGTGGTATCCCTGCGAATGAGCTCATCCTCGTCGAAAATCACGCTTCGAGTTTCCTGCGGGGTATTTATTTCCACCTTCAGCGAGGTAATCTCGTCCTTGAAGAAACCCTCGTCCTGCGCCTTGGCCGCTTTCTGGTGGCTGTGCAGCGCAAACGCATCCATGTCCTCCCGGCTGACGTCGTATTTCTCGGCGACGTTCTCCGCCGTCTGGCCCATGCGGATGTAGGCTTCCGGCATGTCGAGCACCAGCTGCGGATGTGGGCTGAGGCGAAAACCCGTCATCGGAACCATGCTCATGCTTTCCACACCGCCGGCGATGATGATGTCCGCCCCGCCGGTCAGGATCCGTTCGCAGGATTGAGCGATCGTTTGCAACCCGGAGGAACAAAAACGATTGACCGTCATCGCCGGAACTGAAGCCGGAAATCCGGCGTACAGTCCGACCTGCCGGGCCATGTTGAGACCCTGGCTCCCTTCGGGAAAGGCACAGCCCAGAACGATGTCATCCACGAGCGCCTTGTCGAAATCGCCGGCTCGTTCCCAGGCCGCCCGAACGACCGTGCCGGCCATGTCCTCCGCCCGGTAGGAGTGCAGCGTGCCTTTTTTCGCCCGTCCAACCGCCGTTCGAGCCCCAGCTACGAGCACCGCTTCTTTCGCCATCGATTCCTCTCCTTGCAGCCTGGGCATCAGATCTCAAGTCACCTCCGACACCCAGCTCCATTAGCTCATTTACACCAACTCGCCATACGGCGCACCTAATTGCGCAGTGGTTTGTTGTGCTCGATCATGTGCGCCAGCCGCTCGAGTGTCTTCGGCTCGTGGCACAGTTCGAGAAAGACCTCACGCTCCAGGTCCAGGATCGTCTGCTCATCGACCCACGCCGGCTCTGACCACTCGCCACCGCAAAGCACGCGCGCCAATTTCCCGGCGATCAGCGCGTCGTGCGCAGAAGCCCAACCCGCTTCTTTCAGGTCCCACACTGCAGCGCGCAGCAGGGCGAGCACGTCCCGTCCGGCGGCGTAAATCTTCTCCGGCATCGGCGGACGGTAGCCTTCCTGAACCATTGCCAGTGCGCTGCGTTTGGCTTCCGCCAGCAGATGTTCCTTCTTCATGATCACGCGATCCCCCGGCTGGAAGAAACCCATTTCGAAGGCTTCGAAAGCGCCGGTGGAGACCTTCGCCAGCGCGATCTGCTCGAATGCTTTGAGCATGACCGAATTGGGATCCGCATCCGGAATACGCATGACCGGGTTGATCACCCGCCGGATCATCTCCTTCGTGCCCGACCCTGCGGGTATCACCCCGACGCCCATTTCCACCAGCCCGATGAAGGTTTCCGCTGCAGCGACGCGTTTCGAACAGGCCATGGCCACTTCAGCGCCGCCGCCCAGGACCATGCCGTGCGGCGCAGCGACGATCGGCTTGGGGAAATAGCGCATGCGCATCAAACCGTTCTGCATGCCGCTGATCATGTCCTCGATCTGATCGAACGCCTCCTGCTGTGCGCCCATCCAGATCAACATGATGTTTGCTCCGGCGCAAAAATGCTGCCCCTCGTTGCCGATCACCAGGGCATCGAAGCGGCCCTCCTCGGCGAGATCGAGCGCATGATCGAGCATGTCGAAAATATCCTGATCGAGGGCGTTGGCTGTGCTGTGAAACTCGATCAAGCCGACGTTGTCCTGCATGTCGATCAGGCTGGCCGAAGCGTTCTTCTTGATCACCGCCCCATCCCGGCTCTTGATGACCGCAATCGGCAGCACCCGATCGTCTCGCGCCAGGGCGACGTAGCCTTTCTTCTTCAAATCGTAATATCCCACGGCCTGCCCGTCCTCGTATTGGTAGAACGTCTCGCAGCCCTGCTTCAGCATGGTCTTCACCCAGGAAGCGACTTCGAAGCCTTTCTCCTCCAGGCGCGCAAGCGTCTGTGCAACGCCCAGGGCGTCCCAGATTTCGAAAGGACCGATTTCGTTGGCGAAACCCCATTTGAGTGCCTGATCGATGTCGACGAAACGATCGGCGATCTCCGGCACGCGCCGCGAGGCGTACGCCAGGGCGTTGGCCGTCGTCTCCCAGATGAAGCGCGCCATCCTACGCGTCTCCTCTGAAGCATCTTCCGCGTCCACCTGAGAAACGATCCAGGCGTAGCGCTCACCCAGGTCCTTGATCTTCCGAGCGGCGCTGAAGAGTTCGAAGCGCGGTTTCTGGGGCGGTTCGTGCTCCATTGTCTGCGGATTGAGCACCCAGAATTCCTTCGTGCCGTCCTCCATGTCGACGCGCTTGTAAAATCCCACTTTGGTTTTGTTGCCCAGCCAACCGCGCTCGATCATATCGCCCATCAGTTTGGAGGTCGAGTCGTGTTTCAAAATTTCACGCGATTCATCATCCGGGATCAGGTCGTAGAGATTGCCGGATACGTGCGCGGCGACGTCGTTCCCCACCAGGTCCAACAAGCGGAACACCGCCGTCTTGGGACGCCCGATCATCACCCCGGCGATGGCGTCGATTTCCTCGATGCCGTAGCCATTGTCCAGGGCATAGGCAAATTCGTAGGTGCTGGTGATCGAGAACATGCGGTTGGCGATGAAATTGGGCGTGTCCTTGCAGATCACGACACCCTTCCCCAACACATTCTCGCCAAAATCCACGATCGCTTCGAGTACCGCCGGGTCGGTCTTCTCGTGCGGGATGACCTCCAACAGCTTCATCCAGCGAGGCGGGTTGAAGAAGTGCATGCCCAGGAAATGCTTCTGGAAGTCCCCGCTGCGCCCTGCGGCGATGTCCCGAATCAACAATCCCGAGGTGTTGCTGGCGACGATGCAATCGTCACCGCGAACCTTTTCTATGCGTTCGAACAAACCTTGCTTGATCTTCAGGTTTTCGACGATCGCTTCGACGATCAAATCCACCTCGGACAAGCGATCGAAATCATCTTCAAGGTTTCCCAGCGTGATGCGCTCTTTGGAGGCTTCACTCATCACCGCCGGTGGACGGCTTTTGACCACCGCCTTCCAACCATTCTCCACGATGCGGTTGCGAACGGCTTTATCTTTCAAGGTCAAGCCGGCGTCTTTCTCCGCATCCGTCAATTCCCTGGGGACGATGTCCAGCAGAAACGTTGGAATCCCCAGGCCGGCGAAGAGCGCCGCGATGCTGCCACCCATCGTTCCGGATCCAATCACGGCCGCTTTCCTGATTCGATAGCCCATAGAAATCACTCCTCTCATGGAACCAAGCCGCGAGGCCCATCAAACGGGAATCGCCTCCCGCCTGCCTGGCTACGATCAGCCGGTTGATCTGGCCGGTACCCTCGTATAGATCGTTGATCTTCGCATCGCGGAACCATTTCTCCAGCAGATACTCGCGCGAGTACCCCAACGGTCCAAGCAATTCCACCGCACGCTGCGTGATTTTCACCACCACGTCTCCGGCGCGCACTTTGGACATCGAAGCCGCCAGGGTGTTTGGCTTTCGCTCGTCCATCTGCCACATCGCTTTCAAAGTCAGCAGCCAGGTCGAACGCAGCATGATTTCCATGTCGACGATCTCACGTTCGAGGTTGGTCATACGGCTGCGCGGCAGCCCGTAGCGAATCTCCACGCCGTGTTCAGCGAGAATCTCCTTGAGTCGTTCGAGCGTGGCCCGCGCGATGCCCAGCGCGGAAGAAGCCACGACCGGGCGCGTGGCGTCGAAAGTCGCCATGGCGCCCTTGAAACCCTTCTTGTTCTCCGGCTTGACCACTTCCGCACTACCGAGCAGGTTCTCCAGAGGAATGCGGCAGTCCTCGAGCACGACCGAGGCCGTATCGCTGGCGCGGATGCCCAGCTTGTGTTCCAGCTTGGTCACCTTGCAGCCCGGCGTTCCGGCTTCGACGACGAACGGGCGTACGCCGGCGCGTCCTGCCTTGGGATCGATCGTGGCCCAAACGACCACGAAACCATCCGAATCGACCAACGCTTTATGGCCCGCGGTGATGAAAATCTTCTCGCCATTCAACACCCACTCGTCACCATCGCGTACGGCCGTCGTGCGCACTTCAGCCGGCATCGCCGATCCGGCGTGGGGTTCGGTGAGCGCGAAGGCATCGAAAACCGGCTTCTCGCCGCGGTGACGCGCCAGGAAACGCTCCTTCTGTTCGTCCGTTCCGGCCGCATTTACCGCCGCCGCGCCCAGACCACCGCCCGGCGTACAGAGCCACAAACCCACGTCCCCCCAGGAAAGCATTTCCGTCTGGAAGGCCATACGCTGGAAGGCGATGCGCGGCCCTTCCTTCTTCTCCTTCTTTTCCTTTTTCTCTCCACTTGGCGTGAGGCCGCCGCCGCCGAGCGCTTTCAAGGAAGTGTGCATGAATTCGATGTAATCCCAGGGAATTTCGTGCTCGTTTTCGTCGAAGTGCCGCGAGACCGGACGCATCATGTTCTCGGCGATGGTCTCGGCAAGCACGACAGCGTGTTCGATTTTTTCGGGCATTTCAAAACTAATCATTGCTGATACTCCCTTCTCGACGATCGTCAGACCATCGCCAAACCGGTGAAGATCGGAATGCCGCGTCCGTTTCGCATCCAGAGTTCGACGGGATGCTCGCGGATATATCCGTGGCCGCCAAACACCTGAACGGCTCTGTCGGTCACCATCATCGCCATGTCGGAGGCGCCGGTGAGTGCCAGGTAGGCGGATTTGGCCGCATCTTCCTTGTCGTTGTCCAGTTTCCAGGCGGCTTCCCATACCAGCATGCGGATGGCTTCGATCTCGATCGCCATCTCGGCCAGCATGAAGGCGATCGACTGCTTCTGTGCGATGGGTTTTCCCCAGACTTCGCGTTCCTTGGCGTAGGGGATGGCGTACTCCAAAGCCGCCCTGCTCAGGCCCACAGCCATGCCCGCGATCGCCACCTGTGAGCTGGCGATACTGCGTTCGATGGCGGAGTCTTCACCACCGCCCAATCTGGCGTCCTCAGGCACGACCACGTCCTGCAACTCGAGGCGAAAGGTAGGCAGCGCCTGAATGCCCAGCAGCTTTTCACGTTCCCCGACTCGAATGCCTTCCGATTCCGCGGGGATGATAAAGGCCTGGGTTTCACCCGCCAGATCGGCGAACACCAGGAATGCCTCGGCTTGATCGGCGAAAGGGACGTAGGCCTTTACGCCGTTGAGCGTGTATCCCTTTTTCCCGTTCTTCGCCGAGGTACTCATCGCCGAGGGCGTGAAGTCGAAACTGGGTTCGATGAAGGCCGCCACGTACGGTTTCCACTCGGCTTCGATCACAGCGGGAATCCATTTCGTTTTCTGTTCCTCGCTTCCCCCGAAAAGGAGCGGTAAGGCGAAAGCGGCAGGCGCCATCACGGCCAGCGAGGCAGCCAAATCTCCCCAAGCCATTTCCTCTGCGGCGAGCACGCCGGTCACCGCCGAGTGCTCCCCGAATCCGCCGTAGGCTTCCGGGATGCTGGCCTGGAGTACACCCAGCTCCCAACCCTTCTCGATCAAATTGGCCGGAAGCTCGTTTTCCTCTTCGGCTTCCCGCGCGGCGGGTTTCAAGTCGTTTTCGGCATAGCGGTGAACGGCATCGATGAGCATGCGTTGTTCTTCGTCGGGTTCAAATGAAT
The nucleotide sequence above comes from Anaerolineales bacterium. Encoded proteins:
- a CDS encoding TIGR03960 family B12-binding radical SAM protein: MNTDEVERLLGRILPTVQKPGRYTGGELNQIVKEWSTIPTRMALAFPDIYDLGMSNLGLAILYDILNRQSDVLAERVYLPWSDMEAAMRQANLPLYSLESKHPISEFDILGVSLPYETLYTNTLNLLDLSGIPLRGEERTGGHPLVIAGGHAALNPEPMAAFIDAFVIGEGEEVILEIVRTFKDWKTRQEPRGTLLESLAQIWGVYVPSLYEAHYLEDGTLSHIETRSEKAPVPVLKRIVPKLPPPLTRFIVPFIDVTHNRVPIEIMRGCTRGCRFCQAGMITRPVRQRPVAEILDAVEKALAHTGFEEVGLLSLSSSDYGPILELVRGVNERFAGRHLNVSLPSLRIETFSAELMESLKESSRRSGFTLAPEAATERMREIINKPVSTEQLLDTAREIFSRGWHTIKLYFMIGHPSETLEDVRAIADLCKAVLKEGRRIIGKRAQVNAGVSTFVPKPHTSFQWVPVDATDQIQAKQELLKKELRGPGLKLNWNKPEETLLEAWLSRGDRRMGEVILRAWQHGAKFDAWQEHFRYDLWMRAFDDVGLNPDFYTLRERPIDETLPWDHIDAAVKKQFLTEDYLWSLNGRTRIDCRERCFACGILPKYADLRRAHPGETWECPEVRSPRHKSHAKDHLPTPA
- a CDS encoding TIGR03936 family radical SAM-associated protein, encoding METTAYRYRLTFCKEESVRFTSHLDLHRAWERTFRRAGLPLAYRQGFNPRPRINIGSALPLGYTSKAELLDFWLEEELDTKTIARALTRAQAPGLPVREVRRIETRQPALQAQINSASYLVRLDDPPPGLLIQTTVDGLMNAASLPRERRGKSYDLRPLIETLLVKREGDAVQLEMTLSAREAATGRPGEVLRAMDLDPACAHIQRTKLIITQLEEN
- a CDS encoding SCP2 sterol-binding domain-containing protein, which gives rise to MPLTVEDLMERMPGAFLPEKAEGVDAVIQFNLGEGGDWVCTIREQKCTVERGSVDDANLTVTSEAPDYIDMIMGKLNPMTAIATKKVILKGDLNLAMKYMGLFKLS
- a CDS encoding thiolase family protein codes for the protein MAKEAVLVAGARTAVGRAKKGTLHSYRAEDMAGTVVRAAWERAGDFDKALVDDIVLGCAFPEGSQGLNMARQVGLYAGFPASVPAMTVNRFCSSGLQTIAQSCERILTGGADIIIAGGVESMSMVPMTGFRLSPHPQLVLDMPEAYIRMGQTAENVAEKYDVSREDMDAFALHSHQKAAKAQDEGFFKDEITSLKVEINTPQETRSVIFDEDELIRRDTTLEALAKLRPAFTPDGSVTAGNSSPLSDGAAAVVVMSAEKARELGVQPWLRYVGFAVAGVPPEIMGIGPIEAIPKALERYGMKLGDIDLIELNEAFASQSLAVIRELGLNHEIVNVNGGAIALGHPLGGTGAKLTVQIMHAARRRKVKYVMVTMCIGGGMGAAGIFENLLV
- a CDS encoding 3-hydroxyacyl-CoA dehydrogenase/enoyl-CoA hydratase family protein, producing the protein MGGSIAALFAGLGIPTFLLDIVPRELTDAEKDAGLTLKDKAVRNRIVENGWKAVVKSRPPAVMSEASKERITLGNLEDDFDRLSEVDLIVEAIVENLKIKQGLFERIEKVRGDDCIVASNTSGLLIRDIAAGRSGDFQKHFLGMHFFNPPRWMKLLEVIPHEKTDPAVLEAIVDFGENVLGKGVVICKDTPNFIANRMFSITSTYEFAYALDNGYGIEEIDAIAGVMIGRPKTAVFRLLDLVGNDVAAHVSGNLYDLIPDDESREILKHDSTSKLMGDMIERGWLGNKTKVGFYKRVDMEDGTKEFWVLNPQTMEHEPPQKPRFELFSAARKIKDLGERYAWIVSQVDAEDASEETRRMARFIWETTANALAYASRRVPEIADRFVDIDQALKWGFANEIGPFEIWDALGVAQTLARLEEKGFEVASWVKTMLKQGCETFYQYEDGQAVGYYDLKKKGYVALARDDRVLPIAVIKSRDGAVIKKNASASLIDMQDNVGLIEFHSTANALDQDIFDMLDHALDLAEEGRFDALVIGNEGQHFCAGANIMLIWMGAQQEAFDQIEDMISGMQNGLMRMRYFPKPIVAAPHGMVLGGGAEVAMACSKRVAAAETFIGLVEMGVGVIPAGSGTKEMIRRVINPVMRIPDADPNSVMLKAFEQIALAKVSTGAFEAFEMGFFQPGDRVIMKKEHLLAEAKRSALAMVQEGYRPPMPEKIYAAGRDVLALLRAAVWDLKEAGWASAHDALIAGKLARVLCGGEWSEPAWVDEQTILDLEREVFLELCHEPKTLERLAHMIEHNKPLRN
- a CDS encoding acyl-CoA dehydrogenase family protein — translated: MISFEMPEKIEHAVVLAETIAENMMRPVSRHFDENEHEIPWDYIEFMHTSLKALGGGGLTPSGEKKEKKEKKEGPRIAFQRMAFQTEMLSWGDVGLWLCTPGGGLGAAAVNAAGTDEQKERFLARHRGEKPVFDAFALTEPHAGSAMPAEVRTTAVRDGDEWVLNGEKIFITAGHKALVDSDGFVVVWATIDPKAGRAGVRPFVVEAGTPGCKVTKLEHKLGIRASDTASVVLEDCRIPLENLLGSAEVVKPENKKGFKGAMATFDATRPVVASSALGIARATLERLKEILAEHGVEIRYGLPRSRMTNLEREIVDMEIMLRSTWLLTLKAMWQMDERKPNTLAASMSKVRAGDVVVKITQRAVELLGPLGYSREYLLEKWFRDAKINDLYEGTGQINRLIVARQAGGDSRLMGLAAWFHERSDFYGLSNQESGRDWIRNDGWQHRGALRRPGDSNVSAGHRPQGIDGCGERRRLDLER
- a CDS encoding acyl-CoA dehydrogenase family protein; its protein translation is MYSFEPDEEQRMLIDAVHRYAENDLKPAAREAEEENELPANLIEKGWELGVLQASIPEAYGGFGEHSAVTGVLAAEEMAWGDLAASLAVMAPAAFALPLLFGGSEEQKTKWIPAVIEAEWKPYVAAFIEPSFDFTPSAMSTSAKNGKKGYTLNGVKAYVPFADQAEAFLVFADLAGETQAFIIPAESEGIRVGEREKLLGIQALPTFRLELQDVVVPEDARLGGGEDSAIERSIASSQVAIAGMAVGLSRAALEYAIPYAKEREVWGKPIAQKQSIAFMLAEMAIEIEAIRMLVWEAAWKLDNDKEDAAKSAYLALTGASDMAMMVTDRAVQVFGGHGYIREHPVELWMRNGRGIPIFTGLAMV